A portion of the Corynebacterium occultum genome contains these proteins:
- a CDS encoding TVP38/TMEM64 family protein, with protein MRSLRQFLAVLFSDAVTAFLEWSWLRRIAVITGLVVFLLLTLLVDVPPLTTLREWADGAGNWFPILFWFGYVLITQFPVPRTILTLSAGVLFGPWVGIILALSATTLSAAISLSVVRGLLGEWIRPRLTHPAVVGIDARLRQRGWLAVTSLRMIAGVPFSILNYVAALTSVPLLPFALATLIGSAPGTVLTVLLGNTFTGEADPLLLGLTIALAILGIIGLALDTRLPVKP; from the coding sequence TTGAGAAGCCTCCGGCAATTTCTCGCCGTCCTCTTCAGCGATGCCGTCACCGCCTTCCTGGAATGGTCCTGGCTGCGCCGGATCGCGGTGATCACCGGCCTGGTGGTTTTCCTGCTGCTGACCCTCCTCGTCGATGTTCCACCCCTGACCACCCTGCGGGAGTGGGCGGATGGGGCCGGCAACTGGTTCCCCATCCTCTTCTGGTTCGGTTATGTCCTGATCACCCAGTTCCCCGTACCCCGCACCATCCTCACCCTCTCCGCCGGGGTACTCTTCGGCCCCTGGGTGGGCATCATTCTGGCGCTGAGCGCCACCACCCTCTCCGCCGCCATCTCCCTGAGCGTGGTGCGCGGACTACTCGGCGAATGGATCCGCCCCCGGCTCACCCACCCGGCGGTCGTCGGGATCGATGCCCGCCTCCGCCAGCGCGGCTGGCTGGCCGTCACCTCATTACGGATGATCGCGGGAGTCCCCTTCTCCATCCTCAACTATGTCGCCGCCCTGACCTCGGTGCCGTTGCTTCCCTTCGCCCTGGCCACCCTGATCGGTTCCGCGCCGGGTACGGTCCTGACGGTGCTGCTAGGTAATACCTTCACCGGGGAGGCAGATCCCCTCCTGCTGGGGTTGACCATTGCCTTGGCGATTCTGGGAATCATCGGACTCGCGTTGGATACCCGCCTGCCCGTCAAGCCTTAA
- a CDS encoding MarR family transcriptional regulator: MLAVHARYRGKAVRRADLVKRSAEALSTLKGVGKFEVLGVEDICAVIDSAQPACDVVMALLSDGEWAVGLGIDPSLDSGDESAPERVRKIASSALGPVGRSVRAGSVKVKVLNSSQVSDTSAFDIAATFQLLGQVLSKRSLEGREATSLMRRGLNQNEAAEELGISKQAMSQRLQAAGWQAENSGWRLAVHLIDWANRPAAAVA, translated from the coding sequence GTGTTGGCAGTGCACGCCCGTTACCGTGGCAAGGCGGTCCGCCGGGCCGATCTGGTCAAACGTTCCGCCGAAGCCTTGTCCACCCTGAAGGGGGTCGGAAAATTCGAGGTCCTCGGTGTGGAGGATATTTGTGCCGTCATTGATTCGGCCCAGCCCGCCTGTGATGTGGTGATGGCCCTGCTCTCTGATGGAGAGTGGGCCGTGGGGCTGGGTATCGACCCCAGCCTTGACAGCGGGGATGAATCCGCCCCGGAGCGGGTCCGCAAGATTGCCTCCTCCGCACTCGGGCCAGTTGGCCGGAGCGTGCGGGCCGGTTCCGTGAAGGTCAAGGTACTCAACTCCTCTCAGGTCAGTGACACCTCAGCTTTCGACATCGCAGCCACCTTCCAACTGCTGGGCCAGGTGCTGTCCAAACGTTCCCTGGAGGGCCGGGAGGCCACCTCGCTGATGCGCCGCGGACTGAATCAGAATGAGGCCGCCGAGGAGCTGGGCATCTCCAAGCAGGCGATGTCCCAGCGGCTGCAGGCCGCCGGTTGGCAGGCGGAGAACTCCGGCTGGCGGTTGGCGGTCCATCTGATTGACTGGGCGAACCGTCCCGCCGCAGCCGTCGCCTGA
- a CDS encoding class I SAM-dependent methyltransferase has protein sequence MNTSPKFRDHFTGVAADYAQHRPTYPGELLEKLVELSPDTRHALDVGCGNGQLSLLLAEHFDRVIATDASAAQIAAAMPHPRIIYRVRPAEDSGLEDGSVSLVTVAQAAHWFDLAPFYREVRRVGAPDALIALISYGRMRIDGPANPAVQHFYGPELAAYWPAERAHVENGYADLDFPFSELRQPAFEITREWDAGQFLAYTDTWSATTAMRTALGDAEVRRRQQPLREAWEGIHKVRWPITLRVGKIHPG, from the coding sequence ATGAACACCTCCCCCAAGTTCCGGGACCACTTCACCGGTGTGGCCGCCGACTACGCCCAGCACCGTCCCACCTACCCCGGTGAACTCCTCGAGAAATTAGTGGAGCTCTCCCCCGACACCCGCCACGCCCTGGATGTCGGCTGCGGTAACGGGCAGCTTTCCCTCCTCCTGGCGGAGCACTTCGACCGGGTCATCGCCACCGACGCCAGTGCCGCCCAGATCGCTGCGGCCATGCCCCACCCCAGGATCATCTACCGGGTGCGCCCCGCCGAGGACAGTGGACTAGAGGACGGAAGCGTCAGCCTGGTCACCGTCGCCCAGGCCGCCCACTGGTTCGATCTGGCCCCCTTCTACCGGGAGGTTCGCCGGGTCGGCGCCCCTGATGCCCTCATCGCGTTAATCAGCTACGGCAGAATGCGCATCGACGGCCCCGCCAACCCCGCTGTCCAACACTTCTACGGTCCCGAACTGGCGGCATACTGGCCCGCCGAAAGAGCCCATGTGGAAAACGGTTATGCCGACCTCGACTTTCCCTTTTCGGAACTGAGGCAACCGGCATTCGAGATCACCCGGGAATGGGACGCCGGGCAATTCCTGGCATACACCGACACCTGGTCCGCCACCACCGCAATGCGCACCGCCCTCGGGGATGCCGAGGTACGCCGCCGCCAGCAACCCCTCCGGGAGGCCTGGGAAGGCATCCACAAGGTGCGCTGGCCGATCACCCTGCGGGTCGGAAAGATCCACCCCGGATAA
- a CDS encoding SPFH domain-containing protein: MVGTILLLVVLIFVAIVVVKSIALIPQGEAAVIERLGRYTRTVSGGLTFLVPFIDRVRTRIDTRERVVSFPPQAVITQDNLTVAIDIVVTYQINEPEKAIYGVDNYIIGVEQISVATLRDVVGGMTLEETLTSREVINRRLRGELDAATTKWGLRISRVELKAIDPPASIQQSMEMQMKADREKRATILTAEGRRESDIKTAEGEKQARILSAEGEKHATILRAEAERHATILKAEGERAAKYLQAQGEARAIQKVNAAIKASGLTPEVLAFQYLDKLPKMAEGQASTMWMIPSQFGDSLEQFAKAMAKKDDEGVFRYEASEVSSETKEWAEADDPADWFNTKSDPAIAAAVAAANAVAQKPVDPEPGEMINPRRKNRRREEDPEGSTPALGAAQQPETDYGQSDFGQAGLTPEAGAGSPAAGTQNGPYSNPAPTNESPQSEWGVNPDQQPPRL, translated from the coding sequence ATGGTAGGCACAATCCTGCTACTGGTGGTGCTCATCTTTGTCGCCATCGTCGTCGTTAAATCCATTGCACTCATCCCGCAGGGTGAGGCCGCCGTCATTGAGCGCCTCGGCCGTTATACCCGCACCGTTTCCGGTGGCCTGACCTTCCTGGTCCCCTTCATCGACCGGGTCCGTACCAGAATCGACACCCGTGAGCGCGTGGTGTCCTTCCCCCCGCAGGCCGTGATCACCCAGGACAACCTGACGGTGGCCATCGATATTGTGGTCACCTACCAGATCAATGAGCCGGAAAAGGCCATCTATGGTGTGGACAACTACATCATCGGCGTGGAGCAGATCTCCGTGGCCACCCTGCGAGACGTGGTCGGTGGCATGACGTTGGAGGAGACCCTGACCTCGCGTGAGGTCATCAACCGTCGGCTGCGTGGCGAGCTGGATGCCGCCACCACCAAGTGGGGTCTGCGCATCAGTCGCGTGGAGCTCAAGGCCATTGACCCGCCGGCCTCCATCCAGCAGTCGATGGAAATGCAGATGAAGGCGGACCGTGAAAAGCGGGCGACCATCCTGACCGCCGAGGGCAGGCGGGAGTCCGACATCAAGACCGCCGAAGGCGAGAAGCAGGCCCGGATCCTGTCTGCCGAAGGCGAGAAGCACGCGACCATCCTCCGGGCGGAGGCGGAGCGGCATGCCACCATCCTCAAGGCTGAGGGTGAGCGGGCCGCAAAATACCTCCAGGCCCAGGGTGAAGCCCGCGCCATTCAAAAGGTCAATGCCGCAATCAAGGCCTCGGGCCTGACTCCGGAGGTGCTGGCCTTCCAATACCTGGATAAGCTCCCCAAGATGGCCGAGGGCCAGGCCTCCACCATGTGGATGATTCCCAGCCAGTTCGGTGACTCCCTGGAGCAGTTCGCCAAGGCCATGGCCAAGAAGGATGACGAAGGTGTCTTCCGTTATGAGGCCAGTGAGGTTTCCTCGGAAACCAAGGAATGGGCCGAGGCGGATGACCCGGCGGACTGGTTCAACACCAAGTCTGACCCGGCGATTGCCGCCGCCGTGGCTGCCGCCAATGCGGTGGCCCAGAAGCCGGTGGATCCGGAGCCTGGTGAGATGATCAACCCGCGCCGCAAGAACCGCCGCCGCGAGGAAGACCCGGAGGGCAGCACCCCCGCGTTGGGCGCCGCGCAGCAGCCGGAAACCGATTATGGCCAGAGTGATTTCGGCCAGGCCGGCCTCACTCCGGAAGCCGGGGCAGGCTCTCCTGCTGCTGGGACCCAGAACGGCCCCTATTCGAATCCGGCTCCGACTAATGAGTCTCCCCAGTCGGAATGGGGCGTCAACCCCGATCAACAGCCGCCACGGTTGTAG
- a CDS encoding NfeD family protein produces the protein MGAIVWFIAALVLAGLELMVGEFTLLMLGGGALAAAGVSLLGAPLWGATLTFALMSIGLMFFLRPALKRHFHSPLMLDTSTRALVGNQAEVLELVDGHSGQVRLDGSIWSARSMDPSHSFAVGERVTVISIDGATAVVWKED, from the coding sequence GTGGGAGCAATAGTCTGGTTCATAGCGGCACTGGTGCTCGCTGGCCTGGAATTAATGGTCGGGGAGTTCACCCTTCTCATGCTCGGTGGCGGGGCGCTGGCAGCAGCCGGGGTGTCATTGCTCGGGGCTCCACTCTGGGGTGCCACCCTGACCTTCGCCCTGATGTCGATCGGCCTGATGTTCTTCCTGCGTCCGGCCCTGAAGCGGCATTTTCACAGCCCCCTGATGTTGGACACCTCCACCAGGGCCCTGGTGGGTAACCAGGCGGAGGTGTTGGAGCTGGTCGACGGTCATTCCGGACAGGTCCGCCTGGACGGTTCCATCTGGTCGGCCCGCAGCATGGATCCCTCCCATTCGTTCGCCGTGGGCGAGCGAGTCACTGTCATCAGCATCGACGGCGCGACTGCTGTCGTATGGAAGGAAGATTAA